In Equus asinus isolate D_3611 breed Donkey chromosome 13, EquAss-T2T_v2, whole genome shotgun sequence, one DNA window encodes the following:
- the LOC106830265 gene encoding CMRF35-like molecule 1, which produces MWMLWLDLPRSSVQSQGSNHSPVEMDPLIFPPHQTSITQRWLQKDIAGNIKIYRGGGDRYMDLCFPGSFAIMGPKVMRGPERGSLTVRCRYGPGWKTHKKWWCRGADWTSCKILVITTGSEQEVEQDRVSIRDDQRNLTFTVTMEELRRDDADTYWCGIERTGTDLGFQVKVTIDPAPVTPEETRVSPTVTSHHSESSSVSLKLSVLIPLIFAVLLLLSVAASLLAWRMVKQREKAPEISQEQALQPLESDVCYANLTLQHTGTSSGPSRKKASRKPSYSAQVDQVEGEYVTMDSFLREDISYPARSLDTLDQEPTYSNTSHLVAHIPSGSHGEPTEYSTIRKP; this is translated from the exons ATGTGGATGCTTTGGCTGGACCTCCCGAGGTCATCAGTGCAAAGTCAGGGCAGCAATCATTCTCCTGTGGAAATGGATCCTCTGATATTTCCTCCCCATCAGACCAGCATAACACAGAGATGGCTGCAAAAGGACATTGCTGGGAATATAAAGATTTATCG gggaggAGGTGACAGGTACATGGATTTGTGTTTTCCAGGCTCATTTGCCATCATGGGTCCAAAAGTAATGAGAGGCCCAGAGCGGGGCTCGTTGACCGTGCGGTGTCGCTACGGCCCAGGATGGAAGACCCACAAGAAGTGGTGGTGTCGAGGAGCTGATTGGACTAGCTGCAAGATCCTTGTTATAACCACTGGATCAGAGCAGGAGGTGGAGCAGGACCGTGTGTCCATCAGGGACGATCAGAGAAACCTCACGTTCACCGTGACCATGGAGGAGCTCAGGCGAGACGATGCAGACACTTACTGGTGTGGGATTGAGAGAACTGGAACTGACCTGGGATTCCAAGTTAAAGTGACCATTGACCCAG CACCAGTCACCCCAGAAGAGACCCGAGTCTCCCCAACTGTGACCAGCCACCACTCCGAGAGCAG CAGTGTCTCCCTGAAGCTCAGCGTCCTCATTCCCCTCATCTTTGCGGTGTTGCTGCTTCTCTCGGTGGCGGCTTCACTCTTGGCTTGGAGAATGGTGAAGCAACGGGAGAAAG CCCCTGAGATATCCCAAGAACAG GCGCTCCAGCCCTTGGAGAGTGACGTCTGCTATGCGAACCTGACCCTGCAGCACACGGGAACCTCCTCTGGCCCCTCGCGGAAGAAGGCCTCCAGAAAACCCTCCTACTCTGCCCAGGTGGACCAGGTGGAAGGGGAATATGTCACCATG GACTCCTTTCTGAGGGAGGACATTTCCTATCCAGCTCGGTCTTTGGACACCTTGGATCAGGAACCAACCTACAGCAACACAAGCCATCTCGTTGCACACATTCCCAGCGGGAGCCACGGGGAGCCCACAGAGTACAGCACCATCAGGAAGCCTTAG